The following proteins come from a genomic window of Pseudobdellovibrionaceae bacterium:
- a CDS encoding MotA/TolQ/ExbB proton channel family protein, with product MSLGIGFLLTLGVIIASLEGSTKDYINMHSMILVIGGTFTIAIFSTPLGIMKSLWHTFVDAVKGDESVKDFQEQLVKLAEDRSKEVAGHTHPMIEYAHELWGQGIDPDLFIVLLSQKRRELESKQNDAIHALKNLAKYPPVLGMTGTVMGMISLFSALDQNRDKIGSSLSAAMTATFFGLIVANGLLAPLADRLHVRHVRHVRVLENIYEVLLLINQGEPVILIREELNERAA from the coding sequence ATGAGCTTAGGAATCGGCTTTTTACTGACGCTCGGTGTGATCATCGCTTCGCTCGAAGGTTCGACGAAAGACTATATCAACATGCACTCCATGATCCTCGTGATCGGGGGAACCTTCACCATCGCGATTTTCTCGACGCCGTTGGGAATCATGAAGTCGCTTTGGCACACCTTCGTTGACGCCGTCAAAGGCGACGAAAGCGTCAAAGATTTTCAGGAGCAGTTGGTCAAGCTGGCCGAAGACCGCTCGAAAGAGGTCGCGGGTCACACGCATCCGATGATCGAATACGCGCACGAGCTGTGGGGACAGGGTATCGATCCTGATCTTTTCATCGTGCTGCTTTCGCAGAAGCGCCGTGAACTCGAATCGAAGCAAAACGACGCGATTCACGCCCTGAAGAACTTGGCGAAATATCCGCCGGTTCTGGGGATGACCGGTACGGTCATGGGTATGATCAGCCTGTTCTCGGCCCTCGATCAGAACCGCGACAAGATCGGTTCCTCCCTCTCGGCCGCCATGACCGCGACGTTCTTCGGGTTGATCGTGGCCAACGGACTGCTCGCGCCTTTAGCGGATCGGCTGCACGTCCGTCACGTCCGTCACGTGCGCGTTCTGGAAAACATCTATGAAGTTTTGCTTTTGATCAATCAGGGTGAACCGGTCATTTTGATTCGCGAGGAGCTGAATGAGCGAGCTGCGTAA
- a CDS encoding DsbA family protein, protein MRHSMRFALSVTSMALIAGCTGGKKTGFALEDAPIRFVSADLGDPALLAEVNGIKVTKAQILDKSQVIKDLDRLTNDFLIGQAYLKVVEKWQLNRGASASVVEEAPAAAKVETEKVEVRHGRTRPAAPAAPRASGAVVKIFLPESETPLKDILIRFDRQPVAGLGIEYATTEDANLLAEGRGVRVTRDDVEMQHGLMQSIEQRRYLETMSQMQQQLARILVNAEAEKQGSNLQDFVNQKILAGKNFDSTTAEMETYLKSIGSSLNDFDDAARLNLQASMKGRKEQRAIEQYVADHLVDGPIKTSVKPPHANLKLSGEWQPVLGYGDAPVSVVAFTGSTCPDCPETLKLLKNIMKEHDGYLKLNVIHNFNTGDGIARLFSEASLCVDGQKRGKSIDFLNQLAELRGQVDENRFYEWVGANKLDVDEFKKCLLEGRSRELVNQHLAYARGVGILANPTLWIEGQMIEGVVRANDVEKVLDQKIQDSGATWLSAFIRRLKAFFQG, encoded by the coding sequence ATGCGCCACTCAATGCGTTTTGCTTTGTCCGTGACTTCAATGGCTTTGATCGCGGGCTGCACCGGCGGTAAAAAGACCGGCTTCGCTTTGGAAGACGCGCCGATACGCTTCGTATCTGCGGATTTGGGCGACCCGGCGCTGCTTGCGGAAGTGAACGGCATCAAAGTGACCAAGGCGCAAATTCTGGATAAGTCCCAAGTCATCAAGGATCTTGATCGCCTGACGAACGATTTTCTGATCGGGCAGGCGTATCTGAAAGTCGTCGAGAAGTGGCAATTGAACCGCGGTGCCAGCGCGTCAGTGGTGGAAGAGGCCCCGGCGGCGGCGAAGGTTGAGACCGAAAAAGTCGAAGTTCGCCACGGACGGACCCGTCCGGCGGCGCCCGCTGCGCCGCGGGCGAGCGGAGCGGTCGTAAAGATTTTCCTTCCCGAGAGTGAAACGCCGTTGAAAGACATTCTGATCCGTTTCGATCGTCAGCCGGTCGCGGGATTGGGGATCGAATACGCGACGACCGAGGATGCGAATCTTTTGGCCGAGGGTCGCGGCGTACGCGTGACTCGCGACGATGTCGAAATGCAGCACGGACTGATGCAGTCGATCGAGCAACGTCGTTACCTTGAAACGATGTCGCAAATGCAGCAGCAGCTTGCGCGGATCTTGGTGAACGCCGAGGCCGAAAAGCAGGGTTCGAACCTGCAGGACTTCGTGAATCAGAAAATTCTCGCCGGGAAAAATTTCGATTCCACGACGGCCGAGATGGAAACCTACCTGAAGTCCATCGGTTCGAGTCTGAACGACTTTGACGACGCGGCCCGATTGAATCTGCAGGCATCGATGAAAGGGCGTAAAGAACAGCGCGCGATCGAGCAGTACGTCGCCGATCATCTGGTCGACGGTCCCATCAAGACTTCGGTGAAACCTCCCCACGCGAATTTGAAATTGAGCGGGGAGTGGCAGCCGGTGCTCGGTTACGGGGACGCTCCGGTTTCGGTGGTGGCGTTCACCGGTTCGACCTGCCCGGATTGCCCAGAGACCTTGAAGTTGCTCAAAAATATCATGAAAGAGCACGATGGCTACCTGAAGCTCAACGTCATCCACAACTTCAATACGGGCGACGGCATCGCGCGCTTGTTCAGCGAGGCTTCGTTGTGCGTGGACGGGCAAAAGCGCGGCAAGTCCATCGACTTCCTGAATCAGTTGGCGGAACTTCGCGGACAGGTCGATGAAAACCGCTTTTACGAATGGGTGGGGGCGAACAAGCTCGACGTGGACGAGTTCAAGAAGTGTCTACTCGAGGGCCGCAGCCGCGAACTCGTGAACCAGCATTTGGCTTACGCTCGCGGCGTGGGCATCCTCGCGAATCCCACGCTGTGGATCGAGGGGCAGATGATCGAAGGCGTCGTGCGCGCCAATGACGTCGAAAAAGTTCTCGATCAAAAGATTCAGGACAGCGGCGCCACTTGGTTGTCCGCTTTCATTCGTCGCCTGAAGGCCTTCTTTCAAGGCTGA